A part of Desulforegulaceae bacterium genomic DNA contains:
- a CDS encoding rubrerythrin family protein: protein MASVKGTRTEKNLLTAFAGESQARNRYTYFAGAARKEGYVQIADVFEETANHEKEHAKRFFKFLEGGDAEVQWSFPAGEIKSTKENLIASAEGEFEEHSDMYPTFAKIAREEGFEAIAVVFEKVSIAEKYHEKRFRALAENIDKGKVFKRDEKVTWKCRNCGYQHVGAEAIEMCPACAHPKAHFELLAENY from the coding sequence ATGGCATCAGTAAAAGGTACCAGAACAGAAAAAAATCTTTTGACAGCATTTGCAGGCGAATCTCAGGCAAGAAATAGATATACATATTTTGCAGGAGCAGCAAGAAAAGAAGGTTATGTGCAGATTGCAGATGTTTTTGAAGAAACAGCAAACCATGAAAAAGAGCATGCAAAAAGATTTTTCAAGTTCCTTGAAGGAGGAGATGCTGAGGTTCAGTGGTCTTTTCCTGCGGGCGAAATAAAATCCACTAAAGAAAATCTTATTGCATCGGCAGAAGGTGAATTTGAGGAGCATTCGGATATGTATCCGACCTTTGCAAAAATCGCAAGAGAAGAAGGTTTTGAAGCAATTGCAGTGGTTTTTGAGAAAGTTTCTATTGCAGAAAAATACCATGAAAAGCGTTTTCGTGCTCTTGCTGAAAATATCGACAAAGGTAAGGTTTTCAAAAGAGATGAAAAAGTTACCTGGAAATGCAGAAACTGCGGTTACCAGCATGTTGGTGCAGAAGCAATTGAAATGTGCCCTGCATGTGCCCATCCAAAGGCTCATTTTGAGCTTTTAGCCGAAAATTACTAA
- the recN gene encoding DNA repair protein RecN yields MISEVSIKNLAVIDDIKIKFESGLNMLTGETGAGKSIIINAINLILGDRANSKMIRTGEESAEIEAFFSIKKNSPAWIKMKKNDFEPEQGLIIRRIIAKTNRHKIYINQKLATAQILNQITRNLASVSGQHEHQELLDEKNNIYFLDNFAGLSESRVKLEEIFSETNQLKGKIKQLKSEKQLIEKELELISFQKLEIEDAGLEDPNEDIKLEEELKKLKNAKLLIETSLKGSSLLYLDKGSVSEIIASLIKEFEDSSSLDSEFGSFLSQLESIYAEVDDLGRTLNSYASEIDQDDEKLETISERLDLISKLKHKYGKTIDEINNFHKKISLKAQNFDNTETEIKELEKKLELKEKNYMDLAKKLSSKRQVSAKKLEKIITESIKELEMPHAVFFADLTSNPEFKSETGIDNLNLLISPNPGEDPKPISQTASGGELSRLVLAIKSATAKNDNVQTIIFDEADAGIGGKAAEKTGEKIKKLSKTAQVICITHLPQIAKFADHHFYIEKKVFEKRTRTSIRSLSFTERITEIARMISGEKISQKTMENAKELIEQASVL; encoded by the coding sequence ATGATTTCAGAAGTATCCATAAAAAATCTTGCCGTAATAGATGATATAAAAATAAAGTTTGAAAGCGGCTTAAATATGCTCACAGGAGAAACAGGGGCTGGCAAGTCAATAATAATTAACGCCATCAACCTGATTCTTGGGGATCGGGCCAACTCAAAAATGATAAGAACAGGAGAAGAAAGTGCTGAAATCGAAGCTTTTTTTTCAATTAAAAAAAACTCTCCTGCCTGGATTAAAATGAAAAAAAACGATTTTGAGCCTGAACAAGGACTTATAATCAGAAGAATAATTGCCAAAACAAACAGGCATAAAATATATATAAATCAAAAACTTGCAACAGCTCAGATCCTTAATCAAATAACAAGAAACCTAGCTTCAGTATCAGGCCAGCATGAGCATCAAGAACTCCTTGATGAAAAAAACAATATCTATTTTCTTGATAATTTTGCAGGCCTTAGTGAAAGCAGGGTAAAATTAGAAGAGATTTTTTCAGAAACAAACCAATTAAAGGGTAAAATAAAACAATTAAAATCCGAAAAACAGTTAATTGAAAAAGAACTTGAGCTAATATCCTTTCAAAAACTGGAAATTGAAGATGCAGGCCTTGAAGACCCCAATGAAGATATCAAGCTTGAAGAAGAACTTAAAAAACTTAAAAACGCAAAGCTTTTAATTGAAACTTCGTTAAAAGGCTCATCCCTTCTTTACCTTGACAAAGGTTCTGTTTCAGAAATTATTGCCTCACTAATAAAAGAGTTTGAGGACAGCTCTTCTCTTGATTCAGAGTTTGGGAGTTTTCTAAGCCAGCTGGAATCAATCTACGCTGAAGTTGATGATCTAGGAAGAACACTTAACTCTTATGCCAGCGAAATTGACCAGGACGATGAAAAGCTTGAAACCATAAGCGAACGGCTCGACCTCATATCCAAATTAAAACATAAATATGGGAAAACAATTGATGAAATTAATAATTTCCACAAAAAAATAAGCTTAAAGGCTCAAAATTTTGATAATACAGAGACTGAAATTAAAGAGCTGGAAAAAAAGCTGGAACTTAAAGAAAAAAACTATATGGATCTTGCTAAAAAACTTAGTTCTAAAAGACAAGTTTCAGCAAAAAAACTGGAAAAGATTATAACCGAGTCTATAAAAGAACTTGAAATGCCCCATGCAGTTTTTTTTGCAGACTTAACTTCCAACCCTGAATTTAAAAGTGAAACAGGAATAGACAACTTAAATCTTCTTATTTCCCCAAACCCAGGCGAAGATCCAAAGCCTATTTCTCAAACTGCTTCAGGAGGAGAACTTTCAAGACTTGTCCTTGCTATAAAATCTGCCACAGCAAAAAATGACAATGTTCAAACAATAATTTTTGATGAGGCTGATGCAGGAATCGGTGGAAAAGCAGCTGAAAAAACCGGAGAAAAAATAAAAAAACTCTCAAAAACAGCACAGGTAATCTGTATCACCCACCTTCCTCAGATTGCAAAATTTGCAGATCATCATTTCTATATTGAAAAAAAAGTGTTTGAAAAAAGGACAAGAACATCAATCAGAAGCCTTTCTTTCACCGAAAGAATAACAGAAATTGCAAGAATGATCTCAGGTGAAAAAATTTCTCAAAAAACAATGGAAAATGCAAAAGAACTTATTGAACAAGCCAGTGTTTTATAG
- a CDS encoding zinc ribbon domain-containing protein, with protein MPIYEFRCLKCEEIFEVIVLSGDEDEEIKCTHCGSSSFERVLSTGNISASRSKAPGQSLDIQERTCTAGSCSTYTLPGQG; from the coding sequence ATGCCAATTTATGAATTCAGATGCCTTAAGTGCGAAGAAATATTTGAGGTGATAGTTTTAAGCGGAGACGAAGACGAAGAAATAAAATGCACCCATTGCGGTTCAAGCTCTTTTGAAAGGGTTTTAAGCACTGGAAATATTTCTGCTTCAAGATCTAAAGCTCCTGGGCAGTCATTAGATATTCAAGAAAGAACTTGTACAGCAGGAAGCTGCAGCACTTACACACTCCCCGGACAGGGATAA
- a CDS encoding ferritin family protein, producing MAAYDFSADDIFKMAIEIEVNGQEFYRKAAADAENDELKKVLLDLADMEVEHEETFKLMQEELKDSEKASNVFDPDNEAAAYLKALADTKVFYEKEIDTKSVKEVMKAAISAEKDSIVFYLGMKALVPEKKGQDRLDQIINEEMTHIRIISTKLMPFIK from the coding sequence ATGGCAGCGTATGATTTTAGTGCAGATGATATTTTCAAAATGGCAATTGAAATTGAAGTAAATGGTCAGGAGTTTTACAGAAAAGCTGCTGCTGACGCAGAAAATGATGAACTTAAAAAAGTTCTTTTAGATCTTGCTGATATGGAAGTTGAACATGAAGAAACCTTTAAGCTTATGCAAGAGGAATTAAAAGATTCTGAAAAAGCCAGCAATGTTTTTGATCCCGACAATGAAGCAGCTGCATATTTAAAAGCCCTTGCTGATACAAAGGTTTTTTATGAAAAAGAAATAGATACAAAATCAGTTAAAGAAGTGATGAAGGCTGCTATATCAGCTGAAAAAGATTCTATTGTGTTTTATCTTGGAATGAAGGCTCTTGTACCTGAAAAAAAAGGTCAGGATAGACTTGATCAAATTATCAATGAAGAAATGACCCATATAAGAATTATTTCCACTAAGCTTATGCCTTTTATCAAATAA
- a CDS encoding desulfoferrodoxin — MAEKMEIYKCVICTNIVEVLRGGNGELVCCGKPMKNMKENTEDAANEKHVPVVEKLDGKIKVTVGSTLHPMEEKHYIEWIQILTKDGNSYRKYLSPGEEPVAEFPVTDDKFTAREYCNLHGLWKLEV, encoded by the coding sequence ATGGCAGAAAAAATGGAAATATATAAATGTGTTATATGCACAAATATTGTTGAGGTTTTAAGAGGCGGTAATGGAGAACTTGTATGCTGTGGCAAGCCCATGAAAAACATGAAGGAAAACACAGAAGATGCAGCAAATGAAAAGCATGTTCCTGTGGTGGAAAAGCTTGACGGGAAAATTAAAGTTACAGTTGGAAGCACACTTCACCCAATGGAAGAAAAGCATTATATAGAATGGATCCAGATTTTAACAAAAGATGGAAATTCCTATAGAAAATATCTTTCACCAGGAGAAGAGCCTGTTGCAGAATTCCCTGTAACAGATGATAAATTTACAGCCAGGGAATACTGCAATCTTCACGGATTGTGGAAGCTCGAAGTGTAG